A region of Lycium barbarum isolate Lr01 chromosome 1, ASM1917538v2, whole genome shotgun sequence DNA encodes the following proteins:
- the LOC132616690 gene encoding uncharacterized mitochondrial protein AtMg00810-like: MKHGFKNSISDNSLFIYKSASDIVILHLYVDDILITSSSSSLLKSIIKSLMSEFSMRDLGIVNFFLGIFVSPCNGGYFLNQSKYIHDLLEGASLLSSKPVNTPLSPKSLLAYDASPPFSDPSLYRSLVGGLQYLTFTRPDITYVVSQVAQFMHSPFDIHFTAVKRILRYLRDSINYELLIPGNSIGSLTCYTDADWAGCPTTCKSTSAYCIFLGNNLISWTSKKQNVVSPSSVEAEYCTVAHATAEISWLLPFLSDLHIQPSSPSTIYCDNVNSIYLAHNFFHHARIKHIEIDIHFVREKVASGVLQFLYVPSTDQLTDLLTKSLPYPRFSFLRDKLGICQDPTSLDGE, encoded by the coding sequence ATGAAACATGGTTTTAAAAATAGTATATCTGACAATTCTCTCTTTATTTACAAATCTGCTTCTGACATAGTCATTCTTCATCTATATGTGGATGACATTCTTATCACTTCATCTTCTAGTTCTTTACTTAAGTCTATAATCAAGAGCCTTATGTCTGAATTCTCCATGCGAGACCTCGGTATAGTCAAtttttttcttggaatttttGTCTCCCCATGTAATGGGGGTTATTTTCTTAACCAGTCCAAGTACATTCATGATCTTCTTGAGGGTGCAAGTCTTTTATCTTCTAAACCAGTTAATACTCCTCTTTCTCCTAAATCTTTACTTGCTTATGATGCCTCTCCTCCATTTTCTGATCCCTCATTATATCGTAGTCTTGTCGGTGGACTTCAATACTTAACATTTACTCGTCCCGACATTACTTATGTTGTTAGTCAAGTTGCCCAATTCATGCATTCTCCTTTCGACATTCATTTTACTGCAGTGAAACGTATTCTACGTTACCTGCGTGATTCCATAAATTATGAGTTGTTAATTCCTGGCAACTCAATTGGTTCATTAACATGTTATACTGATGCGGATTGGGCAGGTTGCCCTACCACATGCAAATCTACATCGGCATACTGTATATTTCTTGGTAATAATCTTATTTCTTGGACTTCTAAGAAGCAAAATGTAGTGTCGCCCTCGAGTGTTGAGGCGGAATATTGTACTGTTGCTCATGCTACTGCTGAAATATCTTGGTTACTGCCTTTTCTTAGTGATCTCCATATTCAACCATCGTCCCCTTCAACAATATACTGCGATAATGTCAACAGTATATACTTAGCTCACAATTTTTTCCATCATGCTCGCATCAAACATATTGAAATTGACATTcattttgttcgtgagaaggttgcATCTGGTGTTCTACAGTTTCTCTATGTGCCAAGTACGGATCAACTTACAGATTTACTAACGAAATCTCTTCCCTACCCTCGATTTTCATTCTTGCGTGACAAGCTCGGCATTTGTCAAGACCCAACATCGCTTGATGGGGAATGA